AAGCagacaaaaatatattttacaaaagattcatcaatggaaaatcgACGGTATATGGAAAGTGGTAGGAATTAATTACAAAGCCAAAACCACCAAGCTTGAAGGTAGGTCCTGTCATGGTGAACCCTTTACAGTACTTGGCAAGGAAGACTTTTGCATGAGGCACAACAAAGAAAGCAGCTTGAATATCTCCATTTCTAAAGGCATCCGGATAGTCATTAATGGAATCGATTTTCCTAATGTTCTTTGGCTTAAAACCCAACACATTGATCAAATACCCAACGATAAATGAATTCCTATTACATCCAACGCTTGCATTTGTTCTCAAAAGTGTGTCAATGTCTGAAACAGATGGTTGGAGGTGTGAGATTGTCAACATGGAGGTAAGACTTGCGGTGAAGCCTGCCGATATTATTAGAATTGCAAACAACCATGGGGCCAGCACAATTCTAGATAAATTGCTCCTTAATGGTTCTCCTGCATGTGATCATATATCTCAGACTTCTCTAATGAAGCTAAATGgaacatatttataaaacttaaatgaCTTTTAACTGAGCTTACTGTGTTCAAAGAATAAAACAGTGACAGAGAACCAAAGTACTGCCCCAAACCTCGTGAGATCGGGGTTCTCCGCATGTTCAATTAGCCAAATAACAAATCCTATGAAAGTATGCATTGCTATAGTTATCAGCCACATTCTCCTTGTAAATGTCTCCAAGAACACCCACTGTTCTTTTGACTTGTCTGGTTTTGCAGTCACTACCATAATAAGTCCGGATTCAAGGTATGGCTGTGAAAACTCTGCGTATTGATATCGATATGCCATTATTTCTGTATCTCCAACTGCTGCATCTAAGTCCTACCAAGTTTACATGAATCTATCAGTGTTCACCAAGCACAGTTGGAAGATTATAGATAGCTATAGCATAGTGAAAGGAAGAAACCTGACCTTGCTATAGACTTGTTCCACCATATCATCATATGAGCCGTAAAACGGAACGAGCACGTAAGGTAATCGATAAGGAAGGCGTTTGACAACAGCTTCAAACACTTCAACTGAGAATCCTGTGACATATGAACCATTAATGCCTTGGTCGTAACTCACTTTAACGAACAGATTAAAAGCTCCCCTGGCAGGAACCCCAATTTTCAGTGGCTTGTCCTCGTCAAATTCAAAAGAAGTCCATCCCTTTGGAACAGTTTGTAAGCCGCCAGGCCAATAAATCGGGCCTAATTCTTTCATGGTCATGTTGCCAAACGTAGTGTTCTCTCCTTCATGTTTGTTGGAGTTTTCCGTGAACCCGGATTGTGGTTACCAAATTGCAACCTCTCTGTAGCTTTTACCTACCACATTAATGACCTGAAAGGTAGGAAGATGTTTCAATAATGTGGTATTTCTGAATCTTATTCTTCCGCTTAAACCTTCAAAGTTACTTGATAACATTTGTTTAAACAATTCTTTGGATGTGGCATTAGCTGGTGATTTGTCCATGGCTTCAGCAATTGTCCAAGCTGCATCATAAGCTCGCAGGGCATAAATACTTGGGTTCGAAAACTCTTCTTCTTCAGCGTATCTTGTCCCGTAGTGCTTTCAGAATTTTGTTTTGAACCGTCTAAAAGACTTGCTAGAGTCGATGAACCTGGTTCTGAAACCGAGCACGCCTTGCATGTTATAAAGAGCTGAAGAATCAATAGAATCAAGAAGGCTGGCGATTTCATCACCGACAATCCATACATATCCTTTTTCCATCATACACATTTGCTTAGCCTTCTCGAAAAGCGAGATAGCGAACCGTATAGAGGACTGTACTCGAATGAAGACCCTGTTGCTATTGCTCCTCAGTTTCCTGAGCTCTTGTTCGATGGCACCATTATGTTCCGAGACAGATGATTGAGAAGGGAAAGATAAATGATGATCAATCTCTGAACCAACAACTCTAAGTGAGTCAGAAAGCAGAGTTATAACAGAATCAGTAATAAAATCATTGTTATCTTGGTAAATTACAGTCACTTTTCTCCATCGGAAGTAGTTTACGATGGCAGCAATGCATTGTATGTTGACCTTGATGTCATTAGCCATTTAGAGGAAGAAGGGCAACTGGTATGTTGGTAAGATGGATGGTGAAGAAGTTAGGGATATAATAGGCATATCCCTGGTGGCCTTTTCGATTTCAGATACTAGAGTTGCTTCTGGCGGTGTAATTGTTCCGATGATTGCTTCCACTTCTTCGCTACCAATGAGCTCCAACGCTGCAGTAGATGTAGTATTTAAATTGTGTTATAGCTATGGTCAAGAACTCAGTAGTATCAAAGCTCCAAATTACATACTTGCTTACATGGTATGAGACGATTGGATAACATGTAATTGTCCTAACTTAGCGCAACAACCCCTGATGATAATCAAAAGTCACCAAACCCAAATCCATCCAAACACCAGGGTTTTGAAACACGAGTTTAAATATCGTTACaacaattgaattttatttaatttatatttaaataataaaaataatttaactaagatTCTAAAtaagagttattaattatttttatttatttgaatttttaaaatatttatgaaaaaacaaaaacgtCACTAAATAGgaaattaaaatctatataagtaaaaaactcaaaacttaaaattagcTTGAAAAAATCAAACACAATTCTAATAACCTAACCAACAACATGTTGATCCTCACATACCCCAATAATAAGTATATTTATCAGACTAATAAGCGCTCTTCTCTTACTGACTTAAGTATGGTATTGGACCcatagtttttgttttttcttgcaAGCCCAAATTTCTCATAATCTAGCGAAACCAACCATCCTTGACGTAATTTTATGTGCTAAAGAGGAAGCAATGCAGTTTaggatattaaaatgatttaccAGAAGAAGCTGCTCGAGCTGAGCTTCCTTGACCaagttaaatgatgaaaatccTGGACGGCCATTTCCATTGCTATTCCCTGCTCCCGTCATGTTTCATTGGCGCATTCCCCCTCATCTTTGCCATTTGATTCAGCGATTGCTCTCATTATTAATAGCAAAAGCAGGAGGAAATATGAGATTCGAGACATACTGTTCAAGTCTTCGCACACCTTTTCTTTCTGAAGGAGAAAGATAAAGGAAGTCTGGGTTGTGGATATTAATCTAGCGTATGCTGAAGGGCGATTCAACGCTAGAATTAGTATTACTCTTTACGAAAATGACTTGACATTGACGCTCCACACAGGTTTTTCTTCCTTTTGGCATTTCTTCATTACGCCAGGACCAATATCATTTTGAATCCTTTGACCAAAAATTACAAAGCAAACATTCTTAATCAAATCCAAGTTGTGATACTTGCCGATTAACATATGGAACGGTAATACTCTACTTACTTGCgtgaataaaatattcattaataaattttataaataaaaattcatcattcaacaaatctaaaataaataaagaaaaaatgatcTCATACGTTAAACACTAATATTATACACAACAAAATCAATCATAATGTAACAGcggaaataataaatttcaaagaaatatatttataatgaaGTAATGTTCAAAATTATCCCTCTGATTTAAGTGGGTGTTTGGTACTTTCCCATATTATGATTTGAATGGAATGTAATTGATGAGAATATTTGGAAAGTATTAACTAAAATTTGGAGAAGTTACATTAACACATTTGATATATTCAGCACTTTCCTAAGAATGTaatattactttataaaattacatttattaaataaaagataatattcatgtattttaatattttcaatcatctttattcttaacaaatatttgaattaaatatttaataataatatcttaTGAACCAATATTGAATTAATCCACCATGTATGTTTTTTTACTATATTATGTTATTAGCCTCTATATTTTAtcaaagttgtggatttagtccaTGTCTTTTCGGATTTCAAAATGTCAGTCATCATCAGGCggtaactattaaattcattaagttttgCTATTTCCAAAATCTATTGCGAGAAACATATTACcatatgtgtaatgtcatgtcAACTTGTTATTTCCACTATTAGTCATTAAAAATATCGTTAACGATTAATGattgttatttgaattaaaactgaaattttaaaattcgaaatgTATCGAGATTTAAAATAATCCAATTGGAGAATATGGAGTAAATCTACAACTATGTGCATAATACAATGCTAGTAATTGCACTGAACCAAATGAACTTAACTGCTATTGATTGGGgtaggattaaaattttaaaattcaaaagtacaaggactaaatttgatcaagttaaaatatagggactaaatccaTAATCTCTACAAATTACAGggactaataatattatttaaccaTTATTTTCTCACGTTTTGATTCAGCCTGTTACATGAATacattcaaaaacaaattacatattaactcacttaaaattgtattaatac
This sequence is a window from Gossypium raimondii isolate GPD5lz chromosome 5, ASM2569854v1, whole genome shotgun sequence. Protein-coding genes within it:
- the LOC105766835 gene encoding glutamate receptor 2.6-like, with the translated sequence MTMKELGPIYWPGGLQTVPKGWTSFEFDEDKPLKIGVPARGAFNLFVKVSYDQGINGSYVTGFSVEVFEAVVKRLPYRLPYVLVPFYGSYDDMVEQVYSKDLDAAVGDTEIMAYRYQYAEFSQPYLESGLIMVVTAKPDKSKEQWVFLETFTRRMWLITIAMHTFIGFVIWLIEHAENPDLTRFGAVLWFSVTVLFFEHREPLRSNLSRIVLAPWLFAILIISAGFTASLTSMLTISHLQPSVSDIDTLLRTNASVGCNRNSFIVGYLINVLGFKPKNIRKIDSINDYPDAFRNGDIQAAFFVVPHAKVFLAKYCKGFTMTGPTFKLGGFGFVINSYHFPYTVDFPLMNLL